The window CGCCGGCTCCACGAGGTCGCGCATGTGCAGCGTGCGCAGCCTCAGGCGCTCGTCCTGCTGTTCGCGGCGGCGCAGGGTGATCTCGTACATCGAACCCGCGTTGGCCGAGCGCGCCACGAAGTAGGCCACCACGCTGGCGGCCATGAGTGGCAGCATCACCTGGTAGCTCAGCGTCATCTCGAAGATCATCAGGATGGCCATCAGCGGTGCCTGGGTACTTGCCGCGAGGAAGGCGCCCATGCCGACGATGGCATAGGCGAAAGGCTGGGCCCCGGCCGCGGGAAACAGCGCCTGCGCGGCCGTGCCGAACAGCGCGCCGATCAGGCAGCCGAAGAACAGCGAAGGCGTGAACACGCCGCCCACCGCGCCGGAGCCCACGGTGGCGAAGGTGCTCACCAGCTTGGCGCCCAGCACGGCCAGCACCAGGCCCCACGGCCAGGGCGAATGCAGCACGCTGTTGACCACGCTGTAGCCGTTGCCCCAGACCTCGGGCATGGGCACCGAGATGAGGCCGACGACCAGGCCGCCGAGCGCCAGCCGCCAGGGCAGGGCGATCGGCAGGCTGGTGAAGGCCTTGCGGCTGGCGGCCAGGCCACGCAGGAACAGCGCGGCCGCGAAACCGAGCAGCACGCCGAGCAGCGCGAACAGCAGCACCTCGAAGCCGGCTACGTCGGGGAACGGCGGCATCGCGTAGACCGGCTGGTAGCCGGGCAAGGCCCGCATCACGATGTTGGCCACCACCGCGGCCACGATGATCGGCCCGACGCTTTCCATGGCGATCGAGCCGAGCACGATCTCGGCCACGAAGAAGGCGCCGGCGATCGGTGCGTTGTAGGCCGCGGTCAGCCCCGCGGCCGCGCCGCAGCCGACCAGCAGGCGCAGCCGTTCGCCAGGGAACTTGAAGGCGCGGCCGAGCAGCGAAGTGCACAGCGCGGCCAGCTGCACCATCGAGCCTTCGCGGCCGATCGAGCCGCCGCTGGCCACGCTGGCCAGGGAGGACGCGCTGCGCGCCAGCGTCTGGGCCACCGGAATGCGGCCGTCGCCGAGCACGATGGCTTCCATGTAGTCGGAGGTCGCCTTCTGCACCGTCGCGCGCTGGGCGAGCAGCAGCAGCCCGCCGGCGATCAGTCCGCCGCAGGCCGGCGTCACGATGCGTGCCCAGGGCGGCAGGCTGCGCGCCAGCGCCACCATGCCGTTGCCCTCGCCGAGCAGGCCGGCATCGACGAGGCGCAACGCCAGCCGGAACAGTTCGGTGGCCAGCGCGCCGAGCACACCGGCCACGATGGCCCAGAGCAGCGTGAGTTGCCATTCGGCGATGCGGAACATCCGGCGCAAGGCCGTGCGGGCGGCCAGCAGCCAGGTGGCGGGGCTTTTCAAGGGCGCGCCTCGAGCAGGTTGAAGATGCCCATGCCCGCCACCATGGCCAGCACGAACACCAGCGCCTTCGCCTCGGCCATGCCCAACGCCACCAGGGCAGGCGCAGGGCAGAAGCCGGCCAGGCCCCAGCCCGCACCGAACAGCAGGCTGCCCGTCACCAGCCGCCGGTCGATGCCGCGGGCCGTGGGCAGGTGCATCGGCGTGCCGAGCAGCGACCGTTGGCGTCGCGCCGCCAGCCGGAAGGCCGGGAAGGCCACGCCCACGGCTCCTGCCATGACCAGCGCCAGCGATGGATCCCATCGCCCGGCCAGATCGAGGAAGTCCAGCACCTTGGCCGGGTTGGCCATGCCGGAGACGATGAGCCCGAGGCCGAAAATCAAACCCGCCAACAAGGCGCTGAAAATGGACATGCGATCTCCCCTCAGCTGCCGAGCAGATGCCGCAGCACAAAGACCGTGAGGAAGCCCGTGCCCATGAAACACAGCGTGGCCACCATCGAGCGTGGCGACAGGCGGGCGATACCGCACACGCCATGGCCGCTGGTGCAGCCCGCGCCGTAGCGCGTGCCGATGCCCACCAGAAGACCTGCCGCGACCAGGCCCGCGAAGCCGGCGTCGATCTGCAGGACCGGCATGGTCGCCACCAGGCCGTAGACCCAGGGCGCGGCCACCAGCCCGAGCAGGAAGGCCGCGCGCCAACCCGCATCGCCCATGGCGGGCCGCAGCAGGCCGCCGAGGATGCCGCTGATGCCGGCGATGCGCCCGTTGAACAGCGCGAACACGCCGGCCGCCACACCGATCAGCGCGCCACCGGCCAGGGCGGACCACGGGGTGAAATGCATCCAGTCGATGGCCATCATCGGTCTCCTTCGGGGCAGTAGAGGCGGTACAGCACCGCCAGGATGTCCAGCGCCGCCGGATCGGCCACGCGGTAGTAGATGTTCTTGCCGTCGCGGCGCGTGTCGACCAGGCCTTCGGCGCGCAATACGCCCAGCTGCTGGGACAGGCTGGGCTGGTGCAGGTCCAGCAGCTCCTCGAGCTCGCCGACGCTGCGCTCGCCCTGCGCCAGTTGGCACAGCAACAGCAGGCGCGATTCGTGGGCCAGGGCCTTGAGCGTGGAAACCGCCTGGCCCGCGGCTTCCCGCAGCCGGACAGGGTCGATCGGGGCGGCGCGTTTTCTCATTTTTTTCTCAGGGTACCGAAGGGTGTGTTGATTTAATTATACAAATTAATATAATGTAAATCAACAGATTGAAAGGCACCCACCATGTCCGCCCGAATGCACATCGAGGCCTTTTTCGACGGGCCCACGGGCACCGTCAGTTATGTCGTATCGGACGCAGTGGCCCGGCGTGCGGCCATCATCGACCCGGTGCTCGACTACGACGCCAAGTCCGGGTGCACCGGCACGGCCTCCATCGATCGCCTGCTTGCCTACATCGCAGCGCAATCGCTGGTGGTGGACTGGATTCTGGAAACCCACGCCCATGCCGATCACCTGTCGGCCGCGCCCTACCTGAAGGCCAAGGTGGGTGGACGGCTGGCCATCGGGCGCCACATCCTCGGCGTGCAGGCCACCTTCAAGAAGCTGTTCAACCTCGAGTCGTCGTTCGTGCCCGACGGCCGGCAGTTCGACCATCTGTTCGAGGAAGGCGAGCATTTCCGGATCGGCGGGCTCGACGCCCAGGCCATCGCCGTGCCGGGGCACACGTCGGCCGACGTGGCCTATGGCGTCGGTGACGCGGTGTTCGTGGGCGACACCTTGTTCATGCCCGACGTGGGCACGGCGCGTGCTGACTTTCCCGGTGGCGACGCGGCCATGCTGTACCGGTCGATCCACCGGCTGCTGGCGCTGCCCGAAGCCACGCGCCTCTTCGTCTGCCACGACTATCCGCCGGCAGGGCGCGCGCCGGCCTGGCAGACCACGGTGGCGGCCCAGCGGGCCGGCAACATCCACGTGCACGAGGGCGTGTCGGAAGCCGCGTTCGTGGCCATGCGCAATGCCCGCGACGCCGGACTCGAATTGCCGACGCTGATCATCCCCGCGATCCAGGTGAACGTGCGGGCGGGACAACTCCCCCCGGCCGAGGACGACGGTGTGCGCTACCTGAAGATTCCGATCAACGTGCTCGGCGGCGCCGCGGCGAAACCACCCGGCTGATCGTCGCGCCGTGGTCGTTCAGGCGCCGGCGCCGACCAGCACGGGTTGCGCCCGGAAACGGTCCGCGAACACGCGCTGCAGGTTTTCCACCTTGGGCTTGTCGTTGATCACGATGTACGGGTGCGAGGGGTGCCGCACGAGGAAGTCCTGGTGGTAGGCCTCGGCCGCGTAGAACTTCGCGCCGGGCTCCACCGTGGTGGCGATCTTCGCGCCGAACACGCGGGCCTTGTCGAGCTGCGCGATGTAGTTCTTCGCCACACGCATCTGCTCGGCATTGGCCGGGAAGATGGTCGAGCGGTACTGCGTGCCGCTGTCCGGGCCCTGGCGGTTCAGCTGGGTCGGGTCGTGCGCCACGGAAAAGTAGATCTGCAGCAGCTGGCCGTAGCTGATCTCCGCCGGGTCGTAGCTGATCTGCACGGCTTCTGCATGGCCGGTGCGGCCGCTGCCGACCTGCTCGTAGCTCGCCGTGGCCGCCGCGCCGCCCGCGTAACCGGAGACCGCATTGCGCACGCCTTTGACATGCTGGAACACGGCTTGCACGCCCCAGAAGCAGCCACCGGCGAACACCGCCGTGGTGGTGGTGGCGCCACCGGCGGCCAAGTCTTCGGCCGGCGTCGGGATGACGACTGCGGACTCGCCGGCGAAGGCGGGCAGCACGCGCCAGGCGACGATACCTGCGGCCACGGCGTAGAAGCCGCCGAGCCAGCCGCGGCGCGACACGGCGGCGGCGTTCACGGTACGGGTGGTTTGAGTGGTGCTTTTCATGAGGTCGTGTTCTCCTTGTGGGCTTCCTCCAGCAATTGCCGGATCACCTGTTCCGATTTCTCGTATTCGCCCTCACCGAAGTGGTGAAAACGGATGTTGCCCTTGGCGTCGATGAAGTAGTGGGCCGGCCAGTACTGGTTGTTGAACGCGCGCCAGACCGCAAAGTTGTTGTCCACCGCCACCGGGAACTGCACGCCGAGGTCGCGGACGGCGCGTTTCACGTTGGCGAGGTTCTTCTCGAACGCAAACTCCGGTGCATGCACGCCGATCACCACCAGGCCCTGGTCCTTGTACTTGCGGTGCCATTCGCGCACGTAGGGTAACGCGTTGCGGCAATTGATGCAGCCGAAGGTCCAGAAGTCGACCAGCACGACCTTGCCGTGCAGCTGCTCGGCCGTCAGGGGCGGGGAGTTGAGCCACTCGACCACGCCGTCCAGCGGCTGCATCCGGCCTTCGACCGGCAGCACCAGGCGCGACGCGGCGGGCGGCTGCGGCATCGCGACCGTCATGAAGCCGGCGCGCTCGGGTGCCGCGGGGACGGCGGGTTTGAAGCGATCGAACAAGGCCTTTTCCAGCCGGATCGCGCCACCGCTGGACATCTCGGCCAGGGCGCCGGTATCCAATCCCAGCGCAATCGCGCCGACGCCGGCCAGCACCGCGGCGCCGATGCCCTTGCGCACCCATTCTCCGTGGCCAGAGAAGCGTTTCACGCGCGCCAGCAGGCGGCCGCCGCCGATCAGCGCCAGCGCCAGCGAACTCAGCGCGCCGGCCGCGTAGGCGAGCAGCAGCAGCGAGGTGTGCAGGCTCGGACCCTGGATGGCCGCGGCGGTCAGGATCAGGCCGAGGATCGGGCCGGCGCAGGGTGTCCACAGCAACCCCGTGGCCAGGCCGAGCACGAAAGAGCCTGCGGCCGGGCCGCGGGGCGAGGATGCGCCGTTCGATGCACCATCCGACCCGTTTGCCAGGCGTGAACCGAGCGCCACGAAGGGACCCGCGAGTGTTTGCGCCAGCCGCGGCAGCAGCAGGCTCAGGCCCGCCACGGCCAGCAGCGCCATGGCGATGAAGCGGCCGTATTCATTGGCTTCGACCGCCCAATGCCCGGCCACCGCGCCGAGGGTGGCCACGCCGGTGAAGGCCAGCGCCATGCCGGCCAGCAGCGGCAAGCCGCTCTGCGTGAAAGGCTGGTCGGCCCTGGCGAAGACGAACGGCAGCACCGGCAGGATGCAGGGCGCCAGGATGGTCAGCGCCCCGCCCAGGTACGACAAGATGAAGGCCATCATGGTGATCGGGTCCTCTGGCTTGAAGGGTTTACTTCTTCATCTCGTCCTTCTTCATCATGTCGTCCTTCTTCATGGCGTCCTTGGCCATGCTGTCCTTCTTCATCGCATCCTTCTTCATCCCGTCCTTGGCCATGCCGTCCTTGGCCATGCCGTCTTTCGCCATGGCGTCCTTGCCCATGGCATCCTTGGCCATCGCGTCCTTGCCCATGGCGTCCTTGGCCATCGCGTCCTTGCCCATGGCGTCCTTCTTCATTTCTTCAGCGGCGAAGGCCGAGACCGAGCCGATGGCGAGCATGGCGGCGAGCAGGGTGGTGGAGAGCTTGTTCATAGAGGTTCCTTTGGAGTGGTTCAAAAAATCGGCGCGGTCCGGCATGGACACGGCCTTGCGTTTCGGCAGGGTTGAATCGGCTTCGATTCAACTCCCGCCAAACCAGTTGTAGCCCTGGTCTTCCCAGTAGCCGCCGGTGTAGGTGTTGGTGACGAAGATCGCCTGGATGTGCTTCGGGTTCTTGTAGCCGAGCTTGGTCGGCATGCGCAGCTTCATTGGAAAGCCGTATTTGGGCGGCAGCGGCTGGCCGTCGTAGGTCAGCGCCAGCAGGGTCTGCGCATGCAGTGCCGTGGCCATGTCGATGCTGGTGTAGTAGTCGTCGGCACACTTGAAGCCGACGTATTTCGCCGTGGTGTCGGCCCCCACGCGGTGCAGGAAATCGGCGAAGCGCACGCCGCCCCATTTCCCGATGGCGCTCCAGCCTTCCACGCAGATGTGGCGTGTGATCTGGTCCTGCTGCGGCATGGCGCGCAACTCGGGCAGGGCCCAGCGCCGCTTGTCGGCGACCATGCCGGTGACTTCCAGCCGGTAGCCGGCTTCATCCACGACATGCACCTCGTCCTCGCCGTAGTAGGCGTTGAACGGGAACGGCCGCGTGATCTCGGCATCGGTATAGGTCGGCGCCATGCGATTCGGATCGAACAGCCAGCCCTGCGCGGCGTCGTTGAAGCGCGAGATGCGCGTGAGCGCGGCTTCCACGCCGGCGTTGTCGCTGATGCTGCAGCCGGTGAGCAGCGACAGGCCGCCGAGCGTGAGGGAGCGCTGCAGGAAGGCGCGGCGCGCGGGTTGTTCGATGCGGCGCACGATCAGCTTCTTTGCTTCGTGCAGCGCGGCGCCGGAGTCGATGCCGCTCAGGATGCGGGGCACTTGGATCTTCATACGGACTTCACTTTCTGGGCGCTGAGCATGCTCAGCAGGGTGCGTGGCACCAGGGCCACCATCACGAGGTGCACGGCGACGAAGGCCACCAGCAGCGCCATGGCGACGAAGTGGATGCGGCGTGCGAATTCGTAGCCGCCGAGCAGCTCGCGCAGCAGGCCGAACTGCACCGACTTCCACAGCACCAGCCCCGACAGCACCAGCAGCACGATGTCGAGCATCACGAACAGGTAGGCGAAGCGCTGCACCTGGTTGTAGTGGCGCGGATCGGCATGCGAGAGCTTGCCGCGCAGCGCGGCGAGGGCGTCGTGCCAGAGGCCGGCGGGCGACACCGGAAGGAACTTGGCGAACAAGCGGCCGCTGAAGAGGTTGCTGCACAGGTAGACCAGGCCATTGGCAGCTAGCAGCCACATCGCCGCGAAGTGCCACTGCAGCGCGCCGCCGAGCCAGCCGCCGAGCGTGAGGGTGGCGGGGATGTTGAACGGGAAGAACGGCGCGGCGTTGTAGATGCGCCAGCCGCTGGCCACCAGCACCAGCACGGCCAGCGCGTTGAGCCAATGGGTGAGCCGTACCCATAGCGGCTGAATCGGCTTGCCATCCGCTAGCGGGCGGTGGCCATGGGTGGGTGTGGTGGTGGTGTCCATGGCTGCATTGTTGAAGCCGTGCGCTCGCCGTTTCATCACGGAAAGTTCAATTAATCGTGATAACTCTCCAGGGAGGAACGGCCGATAATTCCACCGGATGGACAACCCCAAACGCGTACTCATCGTCGAAGACGACGCCCACATCGCCGAGCTGCTGCGCCTGCACCTGCAGGACGAGGGTTATGCCGTGGTGCATGCGGCCGACGGCCATGCGGGCGTGCGCGAGCTCGAGCGTGGCGCCTGGGACGCGCTGGTGCTGGACCTGATGCTGCCCGGCGTGGACGGTCTGGAGATCTGCCGCCGCGCCCGCGCCATGACGCGCTACACGCCGATCATCATCATCAGCGCGCGTTCGAGCGAGGTGCACCGCATCCTCGGCCTCGAGCTCGGCGCCGACGACTACCTGGCCAAGCCGTTCTCGGTGCTGGAACTGGTGGCGCGCGTGCGTGCCTTGCTGCGGCGCACCGAGGCCATGGCACGCAACGCCCGCATGGAATCGGGCCGGCTCGATTTCGGCAAACTCAGCATCGATCCGCTGCCGCGCGAAGTGAGCATGGACGGCAAACCGATCGAGCTCACGCCGCGCGAATTCGACCTGCTGTATTTCTTCGCGCGCCACCCGGGCCGGGTGTTCTCGCGGCTGGACCTGCTGAACCAGGTCTGGGGTTACCAGCACGACGGCTACGAGCACACGGTCAACACCCACATCAACCGCCTGCGCATGAAGATCGAGGACGACCCGGCTGCGCCGAGCCGCATCCTCACCGTCTGGGGGCGGGGCTACAAGCTCGCCGTGCCCGAAGAAGGTGCGGCATGAGAAAGCTGTCGCTCTCGACGCGCCTGTCGCTGGTGTTCGCGGCGCTGCTGCTGGCTTGCTGCGGCGTGTCGGCATGGCTGCAGCTGCGCGCCAGCGAACGCCACGAACAGGAGGTGACGCAGCGCCTGTCGCTCGGGCTGGCGGCGCATATCGCCAGCAGCTCGACGCTGATGGCGCAAGGCAGGCTCAACGAGCCCGCGGTGAAGGATCTGTTCGACAAACTCATGGCCGTGAACCCGAGCGTCGAGGTCTATCTGCTGTCCGCCGATGGCCGCATCCGGGCCCAGGCCGCGCCCGAGGGGCATGTGAAGCGCGAACGCGTGGACCTCGGCCCGGTGCGGCGCCTGCTGGCCGGCGCGCCGCTGCCGATCCTCGGCGACGACCCGCGGGGCGACGGTACACGCAAGGTGTTCAGCGCCGCGCCGATCACCGAGGCGGGCCGTGAGGTCGGCTTCGTCTACGTGGTGCTGTTCGGCGAGGACCGCACCGCGCTGGCGGCCCGTCTGGCGGCCGATGGCGTGCTGCGCACCACGCTGTGGTCGATGCTGCTGGTGGCGCTGCTCGGCCTGCTTGCGGGGCTGGCCGCGTTTTATCTCATCACCCGGCCGTTGCGCGAGCTCACGGTGGCGGTGCGCCGTTTCGAAGCCGACGGCGTGGCCGCACTGGACAGCGCGGCCCCGCTGCTCGCGCATGCCAGCCGCGGCGGCGGCGAGATTGCCCTGCTGGGCCAAGCCTTCGCCCGCATGACCGAGCGCATCGCCGCGCAGTGGCGTGAACTCACCGCGCAGGACCAGCAGCGGCGCGAGCTGTTCGCCAACATCTCGCACGACCTGCGCACGCCGCTCACCTCGCTGCACGGCTACCTGGAAACGCTGCTGCTCAAGGCCGATACCCTGGAGGCAGCCGAGCGCCGGCGCTACCTGGAGATCGCGCTCGGCCAGAGCCGCAAGGTCGGCCGGCTGGCGCAGGAGTTGTTCGAGCTGGCGCGGCTCGAATACGGCGTGGTCAAGCCCGAGAAGGAAAGTTTTGCCGTGCCCGACCTGGTGCAGGACGTGTTCCAGAAGTTCGAGCTCGCTGCCGAGACGCGGCACCAGCGCCTGGTGGCCGACATGGCGCCGGGCCTGCCGGCCGTCACGGCCGACCTCGGCATGATCGAACGGGTGTTGACCAACCTGCTCGACAACGCCATCCGCCAC of the Rhodoferax koreense genome contains:
- a CDS encoding ClcB-like voltage-gated chloride channel protein, which produces MFRIAEWQLTLLWAIVAGVLGALATELFRLALRLVDAGLLGEGNGMVALARSLPPWARIVTPACGGLIAGGLLLLAQRATVQKATSDYMEAIVLGDGRIPVAQTLARSASSLASVASGGSIGREGSMVQLAALCTSLLGRAFKFPGERLRLLVGCGAAAGLTAAYNAPIAGAFFVAEIVLGSIAMESVGPIIVAAVVANIVMRALPGYQPVYAMPPFPDVAGFEVLLFALLGVLLGFAAALFLRGLAASRKAFTSLPIALPWRLALGGLVVGLISVPMPEVWGNGYSVVNSVLHSPWPWGLVLAVLGAKLVSTFATVGSGAVGGVFTPSLFFGCLIGALFGTAAQALFPAAGAQPFAYAIVGMGAFLAASTQAPLMAILMIFEMTLSYQVMLPLMAASVVAYFVARSANAGSMYEITLRRREQQDERLRLRTLHMRDLVEPAQTVVQPGADLAEMGRLFLQYPVKYLYVVDAAGLYLGVVPLKALTAATDAPDLATKHAADLVSQDISPIAADMNLGEALQRFMEHRGERLPVIESTARPVLLGVVAKSRLLATYVRLSE
- a CDS encoding DUF6691 family protein translates to MSIFSALLAGLIFGLGLIVSGMANPAKVLDFLDLAGRWDPSLALVMAGAVGVAFPAFRLAARRQRSLLGTPMHLPTARGIDRRLVTGSLLFGAGWGLAGFCPAPALVALGMAEAKALVFVLAMVAGMGIFNLLEARP
- a CDS encoding YeeE/YedE family protein, encoding MAIDWMHFTPWSALAGGALIGVAAGVFALFNGRIAGISGILGGLLRPAMGDAGWRAAFLLGLVAAPWVYGLVATMPVLQIDAGFAGLVAAGLLVGIGTRYGAGCTSGHGVCGIARLSPRSMVATLCFMGTGFLTVFVLRHLLGS
- a CDS encoding ArsR/SmtB family transcription factor; translated protein: MRKRAAPIDPVRLREAAGQAVSTLKALAHESRLLLLCQLAQGERSVGELEELLDLHQPSLSQQLGVLRAEGLVDTRRDGKNIYYRVADPAALDILAVLYRLYCPEGDR
- a CDS encoding MBL fold metallo-hydrolase, which gives rise to MSARMHIEAFFDGPTGTVSYVVSDAVARRAAIIDPVLDYDAKSGCTGTASIDRLLAYIAAQSLVVDWILETHAHADHLSAAPYLKAKVGGRLAIGRHILGVQATFKKLFNLESSFVPDGRQFDHLFEEGEHFRIGGLDAQAIAVPGHTSADVAYGVGDAVFVGDTLFMPDVGTARADFPGGDAAMLYRSIHRLLALPEATRLFVCHDYPPAGRAPAWQTTVAAQRAGNIHVHEGVSEAAFVAMRNARDAGLELPTLIIPAIQVNVRAGQLPPAEDDGVRYLKIPINVLGGAAAKPPG
- the msrA gene encoding peptide-methionine (S)-S-oxide reductase MsrA; its protein translation is MKSTTQTTRTVNAAAVSRRGWLGGFYAVAAGIVAWRVLPAFAGESAVVIPTPAEDLAAGGATTTTAVFAGGCFWGVQAVFQHVKGVRNAVSGYAGGAAATASYEQVGSGRTGHAEAVQISYDPAEISYGQLLQIYFSVAHDPTQLNRQGPDSGTQYRSTIFPANAEQMRVAKNYIAQLDKARVFGAKIATTVEPGAKFYAAEAYHQDFLVRHPSHPYIVINDKPKVENLQRVFADRFRAQPVLVGAGA
- a CDS encoding pentapeptide MXKDX repeat protein codes for the protein MNKLSTTLLAAMLAIGSVSAFAAEEMKKDAMGKDAMAKDAMGKDAMAKDAMGKDAMAKDGMAKDGMAKDGMKKDAMKKDSMAKDAMKKDDMMKKDEMKK
- a CDS encoding molybdopterin-dependent oxidoreductase, which translates into the protein MKIQVPRILSGIDSGAALHEAKKLIVRRIEQPARRAFLQRSLTLGGLSLLTGCSISDNAGVEAALTRISRFNDAAQGWLFDPNRMAPTYTDAEITRPFPFNAYYGEDEVHVVDEAGYRLEVTGMVADKRRWALPELRAMPQQDQITRHICVEGWSAIGKWGGVRFADFLHRVGADTTAKYVGFKCADDYYTSIDMATALHAQTLLALTYDGQPLPPKYGFPMKLRMPTKLGYKNPKHIQAIFVTNTYTGGYWEDQGYNWFGGS
- a CDS encoding cytochrome b/b6 domain-containing protein, encoding MDTTTTPTHGHRPLADGKPIQPLWVRLTHWLNALAVLVLVASGWRIYNAAPFFPFNIPATLTLGGWLGGALQWHFAAMWLLAANGLVYLCSNLFSGRLFAKFLPVSPAGLWHDALAALRGKLSHADPRHYNQVQRFAYLFVMLDIVLLVLSGLVLWKSVQFGLLRELLGGYEFARRIHFVAMALLVAFVAVHLVMVALVPRTLLSMLSAQKVKSV
- a CDS encoding response regulator transcription factor, with translation MDNPKRVLIVEDDAHIAELLRLHLQDEGYAVVHAADGHAGVRELERGAWDALVLDLMLPGVDGLEICRRARAMTRYTPIIIISARSSEVHRILGLELGADDYLAKPFSVLELVARVRALLRRTEAMARNARMESGRLDFGKLSIDPLPREVSMDGKPIELTPREFDLLYFFARHPGRVFSRLDLLNQVWGYQHDGYEHTVNTHINRLRMKIEDDPAAPSRILTVWGRGYKLAVPEEGAA
- a CDS encoding sensor histidine kinase, which codes for MRKLSLSTRLSLVFAALLLACCGVSAWLQLRASERHEQEVTQRLSLGLAAHIASSSTLMAQGRLNEPAVKDLFDKLMAVNPSVEVYLLSADGRIRAQAAPEGHVKRERVDLGPVRRLLAGAPLPILGDDPRGDGTRKVFSAAPITEAGREVGFVYVVLFGEDRTALAARLAADGVLRTTLWSMLLVALLGLLAGLAAFYLITRPLRELTVAVRRFEADGVAALDSAAPLLAHASRGGGEIALLGQAFARMTERIAAQWRELTAQDQQRRELFANISHDLRTPLTSLHGYLETLLLKADTLEAAERRRYLEIALGQSRKVGRLAQELFELARLEYGVVKPEKESFAVPDLVQDVFQKFELAAETRHQRLVADMAPGLPAVTADLGMIERVLTNLLDNAIRHTPEGGEIVVQLRPEQQAVRIEISDTGPGISGEQRQALFTRPVFSSRPDARSGGLGLMIVHRILQLHGSDIQLLPREKGAVFSFVLS